The sequence below is a genomic window from Streptomyces sp. NBC_00289.
GGGTGTCCGCTCACCGATGACGCCGAAGCCGTGCGTGTCGTCGATGTACAGGAGCGCTCCCCGCTCCCGGCAGATCCCGGCCAGCCGGGGCAGGTCGGGAATGTTTCCGCTCATGCTGTCGACGCCGTCGAGGCAGACGAGCCTGGGTTCACGGGAGGGTACGGCGCGCAGCAGGGCGTCGAGTTCGTCGGGAGCGTCGGCGCGGAAGCGGTACAGCGTCGCGCCCTGGCCGCGGGCCGCGACGCAGCCGTCGTAGACGGTCCGGTGCGCGGTGGCCTCGACGAAGACGTGTCCCTGGCCCGCGAGGATGGGGATCACCGAGGCGTGGATCAGGGTGGCGGTCGGCAGCAGCAGCGTGTCCGGCGCGCCGAGCAGCTCGGTCAGCCGCTCCTCGATCTCCGGGTAGAGGCGTGGGCTGCCGAGCAGACGGGACCAGCTGGGGTGGGTGCCCCACTTTCGCACCGCGGGCTCGATGGCGTCGATGATCTCCGGGTCGCAGTCGAAGCCCAGGTAGTTGCAGGAGGCGAAGTCGATCAACCAGTGGTCCCCGCAGCGGATGTGCCGGCCGCGCACCTCGTCCAGGACCGCGTCGCTCATGGGGCTGGTGCGCCGCAGGTGGTCGAGATCGGCCCAGCGGGGATCGTGCCGGATCTCCGGCGGATCGGTGGTGGTGTGGCGCATGGTGATGTGCTCCCTGTCTGCCGCTGGTGTGGGAGAGGACGCGCCGACGTTCCGGGCCGGTGGCCGGTCGCCGTTGCCGCGGCGCAGGACGACCTCGCCCTGCTCCACGGTCATCGGTGGGGCGAACAGGAAACCCTGCCCGAACCGGCAGCCCATGTCGGCCAGCATCTCTCGCTGCACCTGCTGCTCGACGCCCTCCGCGATCACCTGCAGACCGAGTGTGTCGGCCATACGGACGATGCCCTCGACGAGCGCGAACTGCCGGGGATCCTTGGGGATGTCGTCGATGAACGACTTGTCGATCTTCAGTACGTCGATGGGAAAGTCCCGTAGATAACCCAGCGAGGAGAAGCCGGTGCCGAAATCGTCGACGGCGATCCGCACACCGAGGTTCTTCAGGGATCGGACCATCGTGTCGATATGGGTGTCGCGCTGCATGAGCACCGACTCGGTCAGCTCCAGCAGCAGCGAGCCCGACGCGAGGCCCGGTGTCTGCAGGGCCTGGCGCACCTCGTCGAGGAACGTGCCGTCCTGCCACTGCCGCCCGGACACGTTGACACTGATGTACGGCGTTGTCGGCCGGCGCGCCCGCTGTTGCAGCCGGGCCATGTCGGCCGCGGCGTTGTGCAGCACCCAGGCGCCGAGCGGCGCTATGTGCCCGGTCTCCTCGGCGAGCGGGATGAACTGCTCGGGCGGGACCGGGCCGTGCCGGCCACCCGGCCACCGGGCCAGCGCCTCGAAGCCGACGACCTCGCCGTCGGTGATGTCCACGACCGGCTGGTAGCGCAGCGCGAACTCCTGCCGTGTGACCGCCCGGTCCAGGCGCGCCTGGAGGTCCTGCCGCTCTGTCATCCGGACGCGCAACTGCGGCCGGAAACGTCGCCATTGGCGTTTTCCGGCGGCCTTGGCCGCGTACAGGGCGAGATCGGAGAGGGCGAGCAGTTCCTCGGCGTCCGTGCTGTCCCTCGCGGTGGCGACTCCCACGCTGGCGCAGACGCTCACGGAGCCGTCGGACAACTGGAAGGGATGGCTGAGGGTCTGGATCACCTGGGCGGCCAACAGCTCGGCGTCGAGGGGCTGTCTGGCGTCCTCCATCAGCACCGCGAACTCGTCGCCGCCGAGCCGGGCCGCGGTGTCGGTGCGCCGGAGCGCCCCCGCCAGCCGCTCCGACACCGCAACGAGGAGCCGGTCACCCACCGAGTGCCCCAGGGTGTCGTTGACGACCTTGAAGTCGTCCAGGTCGATGAAGAGCAGACAGGTGAGCGTCGACTCGCGGCGGCCGCGCAGCAGGGCGCGCTCGGTCCGCTCCAGAAGCAGCGTCCTGTTGGGCAGCCCGGTCAGCGGGTCGTGGAAGGCGCGCTGGGTCAGCTCGTGCTCCAGCTGCCGCTGCTCGGTCACGTCCCGCAGGGTCACGACCAGCCCGCCCACGGTCCGGTCCTGGCGCAGGTCACGACAGCGCACCTCCACCTCGATGCGGCCGGTGTCCCGGACCACCCACCAGTGGTCGTGGGCCTCCTCGTGCCCGTTGAGCAGGGCGGTCAGTGTGCGGTGCACCCGGTCGCGATCCTGGGGATCGACCAGCTCCCGCAGGGCCGCACCGGTCAGCGCGGAGGTGCCGAACACGGCTTCGGCGGACGGGCTGGCGTACCGCACGGTCGTGTCGTCGTTGACGATGAGGATGACGTCCGAGGCGTTGCGCACCAGGGTGCGGAAGTACGCCTCGCTCTCCTTGCGGCTGATCTCCTGCCGCAGCCCGACGCGGTCGGCCGCCAGCCCCGCGTGCGAGGCCAGGATCTCCAGCGAGCCGCGCATCTCGGCGAGCCGGCGCTCGGGGCCCGCGGCCAACAGCACGCCCGGGAGCTCGCCGCCGGCCGGGCGGTCGGGCGCGACCATGGGGCACACCAGTGCGCTCGGCAGGTCGCCGAGCCGTGCGGCGACATCGGGCGGAAGCTCGGCGACGGGCACCATCAGGGTGCGGTGGCGGACGATGTCGGCCGAGGGGGTCGCACTGACCGGCGCGGCGACCAGCCGGTCCACGTGCGCCCGCGACAGGCTCGCGTAGAGGTCCTGTGCCTTCCGGTCGGTCAGGAGCACGACCGCGTGGTGGGTCTTCGGCCCGAACAGCGCGTGCACCGCCCGGTCGCAGGAGCGGGCGATCTCCCGCGTCCCTCCGGCGGCGACGAGCGAGGCGGTCGCCCCGCGCAGGGCCAGCTCGCGCGCCACCGCCTTGCGGTGTGCCACGAGCATGCCCGCCAGACGCAGGATGACCAGCAGCAGCAGAACGCTGGAGAAGACGGCCAGCACGGTCGCGTCGCGGACCGTGCCGACCCGCTCCTCGAAGAGCTGGACCGCCGGCGCGATCAGTGTGGCCGCGGTGAGCAGCGCGAGTCGGCGCCAGGGCAGGAGCAGGGTCTGCGGCTGGGGTTGCGCCGAGGTCAGATCCGCCATGGACGGGTGCAGCGCGGCCAGTCCCCAGGCCGTGTAGAAGACGATCCAGCCGGAGTCCAGCAGGGTGCCGGCCTGCCATGATCCGTTGAGTTGCAGGATCCCGTAGGCGATGTCGAACAGGAGCAGGGTGAGCGTGCCCACGACGAGCAGTTGTACGGCGCGGTTGCGGCCGGAGAGGGGGCTCGGGGCGAGCAGGCGGATCAGCAGGGCCAGCACCAGGACGTCCCCGAGCGGATAGGCGATGCTGATCGCGCGCTGCTGCCAGGTCAGGCCTTCCAGCGTGGTCAGCGGCTGTACCAGGTAGACCCAGACCGGCAGTGCCAGACCCGCCGTGATGATCAGCGCGTCGAGCAGGCTGGGCACGTCACGGTCGGTCCAGCGGTAGCGGACGAGGCCGGACAGGCCGACGGCGAACAGCGGGTAGACGAGGAGGTAGCAGGCGTCCGACGGGGAGGGAAACGGGTTGGACGCCTGGAAGTACTGCTCCTGCACGTTGTAGTACGTGTCTCCCGCGGCGAAGGCCAGCAGCCCGGCGGCCAGCACCAGCCACGGCCAGCGGTGGACGGGCCGGTGGACGAGGACCCCGGTGACGACGGCCGCGGCACCCGCCAGCCCGATGACCGCCCACAGCGGCGCGCGCAGGACGGGAAAGGTCATGTAGAGACAGGTGACAGTCCCGACCAGGGCAAGGTAGGCGGCCATCAGACGGCGGGCCGGCAACAAGGGCAAGCGCCTCCCCGAGTTGGACGACACCGGGTCCGGAGCCCGCGTCAACCAGGGCTTTCTTCCACGATCGTAGGCACGTGACAGGCCCGGCTGCATCTCGGCGCGGGAGGCCGGAACCTCATCTCTCACTCTCCGTCCGCCGCGCGGACCCGGCATAGCCCTGCGGATTGAGCCGCTGGAACCGCCAGGCGTCCCGGCACATGGCGTCGAGGTCACGGGTGGGGTGCCACCCCCAGGCACGGGTCACGGCACGCGCGTCGGCGACGAGTTCCGCCACGTCGCCCGGCCGGCGCGGCGCGGCCTCGTAGGGAATCCGCCTGCCGCAGGCGGCGGAGAACGCGGTGACGACGTCGAGCACGGAACTGCCCTCGCCGACCCCGAGGTTGTACACGTGCATACCCGGCGCGTCGGCGAGGTGGTCGAGCGCGACCCGGTGGGCCTCGACGAGGTCCATGACGTGGATGTAGTCGCGGATCGCGGTCCCGTCACGGGTGGGATAGTCGGTGCCGAAGACCCGCAGCCTGTCGTGTCGGCCGACGGCCACCTGGGCCACGTACGGCAGGAGGTTGTCGGGAACGCCGCACGGGTCCTCGCCGAGCAGTCCGCTCGGGTGGGCGCCGACCGGGTTGAAGTAGCGCAGGCACACCACGGTGTACTCGGGGCGGCGGCGGCAGACGTCGGAGAGGATCTGCTCGCAGGTCCACTTGGAGGCCGCGTAGGGGTTGGTGGGCCTGGCGGGGGTGGACTCGTCGAGCGGCCCCGTGCCGGCGTCGCCGTAGACGGAACAGGACGAGGAGTACACGAGCTGGTGCACTCCGTGCTCGTGCATGGTCCGCAGCAGGGCGGTCGTGCCGCCGACGTTGGCGTCGTAGTACTCCACGGGCCGCTGGACCGACGCGCTCACGCTCTTGAACGCGGCGAAGTGCACGACGGCGTCCACCGAGTGCCGGTCGAAGACCGCGGAGAGGGAGCGCCGGTCGCGGATGTCCAGTTCGTAGACGGCGCCCGCGAAGCGGCCCGCGATCCGTTCCACGCGGGCGAGAGCCTGCGGCGTACTGTTCGAGTAGTCGTCGACCACGATCAACTCGTATCCGTGGTCCAGCAGTTCTGCGCAGGCATGGCTGCCGATGAAGCCGGCCCCGCCGGTGACGAGGACGGTTGACGGTCCGCTCATGGCCCGCTCCCGTATGTGGCGGCCGCGCTCGGGGAGTCCGCTGTGACACGGACCCGGGACGCCGTACGTTTACGGCGTATATATCCGACTTTGCCCCTCTTGTCCCCTGGAGTCAAGGCTCCTGACCGACCGGTCGGAGCCGGCCTGCCCACGGCCGGTCTCCCGTCCCCGCGCTCGGCGACCGCCATGAGGAAACGCGTGGCTTCCCCTCACGGTCGGCCCTGCGATCCCCGGTGGCGGCCAAGCCGTCGACGAACGGCGGGGAAACCGGCCAACAGGCACAGACCGAACAGCGAGGCGGCTCCGACGACCGCACCCAGGCGCAGCCCGGGCGGGCGGAAGGTGCAGGTGAGGCTGGTCGAGGAGCCGTCGAGGGGCACGGCGACCAGCCCGTGGAAGTTCCCGGCGGGTACGGCGGAGGCGTCACCGGTGGCGCAGCGCCAGCCGGCGATCCGGGGAGCCGCGAGGACCGCGGTCCCCGCGCTGCCGACCGGGAGGCGGGCCCGGACGGTGTTGTCCGAGACACTCACGTCGGTGGCGCCGGTGGTTCTCAGCCGTGCGGCGACGGTGCGCAGCCGAGCGGTGTCGAGGCAGCCGACCGCACCGTCGGGGACGTGGCTGGGCCGGTTCGGGGACAGCTCGACCACGAGTCCGCCGGAGGCCGCGACCGTGCCGAGTCGCTGCATGGCGGCGATCTTGGTGACCGGGTCGGACCTGAAGCGGCCGGTCAGGCTGCGCGCAGAGGCACCGCTGAGCCGTGCGGTGCCCGCGAAGTGCGGAGCCCACAGGTAGACCTCGCTGCCGGCCGGGCAGCGCGCGGTGATCGTGGGCTTCGGCGCCGGGGCCCCGGCGCTCCGCGTGGACAGGGCGTCCAGGCGCCGCCCCGGCCGCTTCCCCTCCTCGCGGGCCGCCGTCCTTCCCTCGCCGGTGCGCACCGTCAGGCGGGGCACGGTGTAGACCCGATCGCCCAGCAGCAGTTCCTGATTGCGGTAGGGCGACGACCCGTAACCGCCCGCGCGTACGGCCGCACCGGCGAGGTCGTGCGGCCGCACCGTGACCAGAGGCGGCACGTCCTGCCGGGAGACCGTCACCCCGCTGCCGTCCTGGGCGAACCAGTTCTGGTGCGGATCCGGCGGGGAACGCACCCGCGCTCCGACCGAGAAGATGACGTCGGTGACCGCGTTGTCAAGGCTTTGCAGGCTACGCCCGCCCGAGGTCCAGCCGCCGCCGAGCGCGGTGAGGGTGCCGCTGAGGACGTCGGAGGTGTGACTGCTGTAGTACTGGGCGCCCTGTCCACCCACCATCAGCGGGTCGTTGCCGACGGTCTGCTCCCGGCCCGGGTCGGTGCGGTGACGGG
It includes:
- a CDS encoding aminotransferase class I/II-fold pyridoxal phosphate-dependent enzyme; this encodes MAAYLALVGTVTCLYMTFPVLRAPLWAVIGLAGAAAVVTGVLVHRPVHRWPWLVLAAGLLAFAAGDTYYNVQEQYFQASNPFPSPSDACYLLVYPLFAVGLSGLVRYRWTDRDVPSLLDALIITAGLALPVWVYLVQPLTTLEGLTWQQRAISIAYPLGDVLVLALLIRLLAPSPLSGRNRAVQLLVVGTLTLLLFDIAYGILQLNGSWQAGTLLDSGWIVFYTAWGLAALHPSMADLTSAQPQPQTLLLPWRRLALLTAATLIAPAVQLFEERVGTVRDATVLAVFSSVLLLLVILRLAGMLVAHRKAVARELALRGATASLVAAGGTREIARSCDRAVHALFGPKTHHAVVLLTDRKAQDLYASLSRAHVDRLVAAPVSATPSADIVRHRTLMVPVAELPPDVAARLGDLPSALVCPMVAPDRPAGGELPGVLLAAGPERRLAEMRGSLEILASHAGLAADRVGLRQEISRKESEAYFRTLVRNASDVILIVNDDTTVRYASPSAEAVFGTSALTGAALRELVDPQDRDRVHRTLTALLNGHEEAHDHWWVVRDTGRIEVEVRCRDLRQDRTVGGLVVTLRDVTEQRQLEHELTQRAFHDPLTGLPNRTLLLERTERALLRGRRESTLTCLLFIDLDDFKVVNDTLGHSVGDRLLVAVSERLAGALRRTDTAARLGGDEFAVLMEDARQPLDAELLAAQVIQTLSHPFQLSDGSVSVCASVGVATARDSTDAEELLALSDLALYAAKAAGKRQWRRFRPQLRVRMTERQDLQARLDRAVTRQEFALRYQPVVDITDGEVVGFEALARWPGGRHGPVPPEQFIPLAEETGHIAPLGAWVLHNAAADMARLQQRARRPTTPYISVNVSGRQWQDGTFLDEVRQALQTPGLASGSLLLELTESVLMQRDTHIDTMVRSLKNLGVRIAVDDFGTGFSSLGYLRDFPIDVLKIDKSFIDDIPKDPRQFALVEGIVRMADTLGLQVIAEGVEQQVQREMLADMGCRFGQGFLFAPPMTVEQGEVVLRRGNGDRPPARNVGASSPTPAADREHITMRHTTTDPPEIRHDPRWADLDHLRRTSPMSDAVLDEVRGRHIRCGDHWLIDFASCNYLGFDCDPEIIDAIEPAVRKWGTHPSWSRLLGSPRLYPEIEERLTELLGAPDTLLLPTATLIHASVIPILAGQGHVFVEATAHRTVYDGCVAARGQGATLYRFRADAPDELDALLRAVPSREPRLVCLDGVDSMSGNIPDLPRLAGICRERGALLYIDDTHGFGVIGERTPGETCPYGSRGNGVVRHTGEQYDGIVLVGGFSKAYSSLLAFIALPPSLKDHLKIAAGPYLYSGPSPTASLATTLAGLEVNDRRGDAIRADLHRKTVRVLEHVRGLGLATPGVCELPIVEIPLANASDLDAVAAFLWEQGIYVTLAAYPLVPRDRVGFRVQLTALNSDEDVERLNDALSRLSTRFALRPGADPG
- the galE gene encoding UDP-glucose 4-epimerase GalE, coding for MSGPSTVLVTGGAGFIGSHACAELLDHGYELIVVDDYSNSTPQALARVERIAGRFAGAVYELDIRDRRSLSAVFDRHSVDAVVHFAAFKSVSASVQRPVEYYDANVGGTTALLRTMHEHGVHQLVYSSSCSVYGDAGTGPLDESTPARPTNPYAASKWTCEQILSDVCRRRPEYTVVCLRYFNPVGAHPSGLLGEDPCGVPDNLLPYVAQVAVGRHDRLRVFGTDYPTRDGTAIRDYIHVMDLVEAHRVALDHLADAPGMHVYNLGVGEGSSVLDVVTAFSAACGRRIPYEAAPRRPGDVAELVADARAVTRAWGWHPTRDLDAMCRDAWRFQRLNPQGYAGSARRTESER